The genomic interval CATGGCGGCGCAGGGCTCTTCATCGACTATGGCTATGATGCGCCCGCCTATGGGGATACCTTTCAGGCCATGCGTCATCACGCCTATGCCGATCCACTCGCCAATCCCGGAACCAACGACCTCACGGCGCATGTGAATTTTACTGCTCTACGCAATCGCGCAAAGGAAGAATTCGCTAAAGCACCAGCCAGCCGAATGATTGCTCCACCGGTGACGACACAAGGAGATTTCCTGCTTGCCATGGGGCTTCTGCAGCGCGCCGGGCAAATTGGAGCCGGGCAGAGCCAGCAAGTGCAAGAGAGAATTTCACAAGCGGTTGAGCGTCTCGCAAGCCCAGAGCAAATGGGAAGTCTGTTCAAATGTCTTGCCCTGATGCCTGAGAGAACATCCCTGCCACCAGCCACTCTCACATAGTGAGCGGGGCGGAAGGCAAGACAGAGAAATACGGGTATTTTCATGTGACAGGGCGTCTCACTAGTCTCTTTTTCCTGTTGACTTCCCCCTCAAAGGAAAAGAGTCTTTGAGGAGCCCTGCCCACAACGCTCAAATCAGAACCAACAATTGGGAGAAAGCATGCGCATACAACATCCGTCACTTGAGGCCCTTGATGGCATAGCGCACGGATTTTTCACGCGCAGAGGCGGCAGCTCGAAAGAGGCTTATCATAGCCTCAATTGCGGTTTCGGCTCAGGCGATGATAAAGAGCAGGTAAGGCAAAATCGCGCTTTGGTGGCCAAAAGCCTCGGCGTTGCCAGCGACAGGCTTGTCACCGCCTATCAGGTTCACTCCCCCAAGGCGATGATCATTGATGCTCCCTTCAACGAGGGAGAAACGCCACAACTGGATGCGCTCGTCACCAACACGCCCGGCCTTGCCGTGGCAATCCTGACCGCGGATTGCGGCCCCCTTCTGTTCGCAGACCAGCAGGCAGGTGTCGTGGCGGCAGCCCATGCAGGCTGGCGTGGCGCCTTTGAAGGCGTTATTGCCGATACGATCGGCAAGATGTGCGAGCTGGGAGCAAAGCCTGAAGCCATCACGGCCATTCTCGGCCCCACCATTTCACGCGACAATTACGAGGTCGATCAGGCCTTCATGGACCGCTTCCTTGAAAGATCCACGAGCTGGAGCCGCTTTTTCAGCGCGGGCAAAAGGGATGGACATGTGCAGTTTGATCTGCCAGCCTTCATATTATCCAGATTGCAGGAAAGCGGTGTTGGCACCGCGATCAATCTCGATCGCTGCACCTATGGCGAAGAAGAGCTGTTCTTCAGCTATCGCCGGACGACACACCGCAATGAACCCGACTATGGTCGATTGATTTCAGCGATAGCAATCATCTGACCATTTATATTCCGGCAGGTTTGAGCCCGCCAACCAAGGAGCTTCTCATGGCGCTACACTTTTCCTCGGATGAATTCGAAAGCCGCAAGGCCTCTCTTCTGGCGAAAATGGCAGATCGCAAACTCGATGCCATGCTGATCTTCGCTCAGGAAACCATGTATTGGCTCACCGGCTATGACACAACGGGCTTCAATCTGTTCCAGTGTCTGGTCTTGCGCAAGGATGGCAGCACCGATCTGCTGACCCGCTCCGCCGACGTGCGCCAAGCCGAGCAGACATCCAATATCGGCACCATCCATATCTGGGCCGACCGCAAGAAGAAGAAAGCCTCGCCAGCGGTGCAATTGCGTGGCCTGTTGGAAAAGCTGGACCTTCTGGGCTGCCGCATCGGCATCGAATATGACGCCCATGGTCTAACGGGAAAAGACGCCAAAACGCTGGACGATTCCCTCAAATCCTTTGCCGATACTGAAGACGCTTCCAGAATCATCCCACCGCTCAGGGCCATTAAATCCGGCGCAGAGATTGCCTATACCCGCAAAGCTGCAGAATTGACCGACCTTGCCTTCACCGAGGCTTTGCCGCTCATCAAGGCTGGTGCCGACGAAGGCAAGATTTTGGCAACCATGCAAGGCGTCGTTCTGGAACATGGCGGCGACTATCCGGCCAACCATTTCTCCATTGGATCATCGGAATCGGCCCTGCTCTGCCGCTATAAGACCGGCCGACGCACCCTTGATGCGCAAGATCAGCTGACCATCGAATGGTCCGGCGCCTTCCGCCATTATCACGCCCCAGCAATGCGGACCCTCGTCATCGGACGTCCATCCCCAAGGCATCTGGAATTGTATGAAATCGCCAAAGAAGCGCTGCTGGCTGTGGAACAGGTCATGCGTCCGGGGCACGTCATTGGCGACATCTTTGATACCCATGCCAAGGTTATCGATGAAATGGGCGCCCATGCTCACCGTCTCAATGCCTGCGGCTATAGCGTTGGCGCCCGCTTTGCCCCCAACTGGATGGACTGGCCGCTCATCTATCGTGGCAACGAATATGCCATCTGCCCGAACATGACCCTGTTTGCGCATATGATCATCATGGATAGCGACGAACAGGTAGCCATGACCTTGGGACAAACATATCTGACGACGGAATCCGAGCCAGAATCACTCTCGAAACTGCCACTGGAATTGATTGTTCGGTAACAATTTATTGTTCTTAAAGAAGAGTTAAAACAAATCCTGTTTGATAGGGTCACAACGCAACAGGAACAGGGTCCGCTTGGCTCAAGTGAACCGACCCCGTTCCTTCTTTTTGCCAATGAGGCCATTGGGCAAAAATGACATTGAGCGCACAGAAATGCGGAGTGATGATACCATGCACAATCAACACCTGGGTTTACTGAGCAGAGTCTCAGCTTTGGTTTCTCTGGCGATGCTTGTAACTGCATGCGCCAGCGGAGGAGCCCCCACACCTCCCGGAGCAATTGGAGACACCCCTCCTTCCATTCTGGAAAGCCTGCCACCGGCAGAAGCTCCTGCTGATGAAACGGACCAGACCGGCATGACCAATCTAGCCGCAGCAGACACGGCAGGACTTCCCCCGGCCACCAGCCTCCCCAACGCGACCAGCACCAACCAGCCAGCCACGCAATATCAGGCTCCGGCCTCTCGTGCAGTCTTGACATTCGAGCCTATGGTTGGCGCGCCCAGCCGTGTTGCCCGCGAATTGGCAACAGCACTTGGCATGCGCGTGGCACAACAGTCCTTGCCTGTGGTCAAGCGCACCGACAGCAAGGTCACCCATCGGATCAAGGGCTATTTCTCTGCCAGCAAATCCGGCTCCGAGTGCGTGGTCTCCTATGTCTGGGATATTTTCGATGCGAAGGGCAAACGCGTCAATCGCGTAACCGGAACGCAAAAGACCCAGATGGTCTCTTCCGATCCATGGGATAGCGTCACCGGGCCGGTTCTCGATAAGGTGGCAACAGACACAGCCGCCAAGCTTAAAACCTGGCATGCCAGCATCTAGAACGGCACAACTTTACAATAAGAAAGTCACCCGAAGCACCTGCAGATATCTGCAGGTGCTTTTTCTATAGGAAGACCTTGAGGAAGCGACATATATTCACCGATAGAAAATATAAAAATATACAATTCTATATCTAGAACAATTTTAATGTAAAACTTGATAATTTACGCATCGTGTCGCGACAAATTGTCCCCATATACTTGATTTTTATTTTGTTAACCACGCTTAAAAAAACAACAAAATATCATCCCCGGAAAAAATAAAGCAATTTCATAGGGGACTAAAATAATGAAATACTGCTCTTCAATAAACCAGCTCAAGTCGTGCTTTATTTCCATCAGTAGTATCACAATATCTCTTGTTATTTTTCTATTCGGATCTGCAAGTGCGATGGCCACACCAGCACTTGAAGCGCGCATTACCGAGCTTGAAAACCAGATCGCACAGGGTATTCACACCCAGCAGGTCAACTCGGATCACATCTGGACCATGACGGCCGCCGCGCTGGTTCTGCTCATGCAGGTCGGCTTCCTTTTGCTTGAGGGCGGCATGGTGCGCTCGAAAAACTCCATCAACGTCGCCCAGAAGAACATTCTCGACCTTTTGGTTTCCATTTCCCTTTTCTACCTGCTTGGCTTCGGCCTCATGTTTGGCACCAGTCTTGGCGGCTGGATCGGCTGGCAAACCGATCTGTTCGCCTGGGATTCTTTCCCCGACTGGAATTACACCTTCTTTGTCTTTCAGGCCGTGTTCGTCGGCACTGCCGCCACCATTGTCTCCGGTGCGGTGGCCGAGCGTATGACCTTTACCGGTTATCTCGCCAGCTCTGTGCTCATTTCCATGGTCATCTATCCTGTCTTTGGCCATTGGGCATGGGGCAACCTGTTAAGCGGCAACAACACCGCCTGGCTCGCTGACAAAGGCTTCATCGATTTTGCTGGCTCCTCAGTCGTCCATTCGGTCGGAGCCTGGGTAGCTCTGGCTGGCATCATCATCATCGGCCCCCGGATCGGTCGCTTCAATAAAGACGGCACACCCAACAAGATTCAGGGCTATTCCATCGTTCTGGCCTCTGCCGGGGCCATCATTCTGCTGTTCGGCTGGATCGGTTTTAACGGTGGCTCCACCACAGCAGGCACACCGGACTTTGCCCGCATCATTGCCAACACGTTGCTATCAGCAGTCTTTGGAGGCACGGCAGGCTTTCTGCTTGGCTGGGTCAAGGATGACGTGTTCGAGCCCAGCCGCTCCATCAACGGCATGCTCGGGGCGCTGGTCGCCATCACCGCAGGCTGCGATGCCGTCAATCCGCATGGCGCCGTGACGATCGGCATCATAGCAGGCCTTGCCGTATGCCTTGCAGAAGACTTCATTGCTGGCGTACTGAAGCTGGATGATGTGGTCGGCGCCGTCTCGGTTCAT from uncultured Cohaesibacter sp. carries:
- the pgeF gene encoding peptidoglycan editing factor PgeF produces the protein MRIQHPSLEALDGIAHGFFTRRGGSSKEAYHSLNCGFGSGDDKEQVRQNRALVAKSLGVASDRLVTAYQVHSPKAMIIDAPFNEGETPQLDALVTNTPGLAVAILTADCGPLLFADQQAGVVAAAHAGWRGAFEGVIADTIGKMCELGAKPEAITAILGPTISRDNYEVDQAFMDRFLERSTSWSRFFSAGKRDGHVQFDLPAFILSRLQESGVGTAINLDRCTYGEEELFFSYRRTTHRNEPDYGRLISAIAII
- a CDS encoding Xaa-Pro peptidase family protein, with amino-acid sequence MALHFSSDEFESRKASLLAKMADRKLDAMLIFAQETMYWLTGYDTTGFNLFQCLVLRKDGSTDLLTRSADVRQAEQTSNIGTIHIWADRKKKKASPAVQLRGLLEKLDLLGCRIGIEYDAHGLTGKDAKTLDDSLKSFADTEDASRIIPPLRAIKSGAEIAYTRKAAELTDLAFTEALPLIKAGADEGKILATMQGVVLEHGGDYPANHFSIGSSESALLCRYKTGRRTLDAQDQLTIEWSGAFRHYHAPAMRTLVIGRPSPRHLELYEIAKEALLAVEQVMRPGHVIGDIFDTHAKVIDEMGAHAHRLNACGYSVGARFAPNWMDWPLIYRGNEYAICPNMTLFAHMIIMDSDEQVAMTLGQTYLTTESEPESLSKLPLELIVR